Part of the Lichenicola cladoniae genome is shown below.
GCGGCGCGGCTGGTCGCGGCGTCGTTCGCCGACAGCGTGTTCTTCTGCAACTCGGGCGCGGAGGCGAACGAGGGCATGGTGAAGATGATGCGCCGGGCGCAGGCCGCCACCGGCCATCCGGAACGCACCGGCATCATCTGCTTCGACGGCGCGTTCCACGGACGCACGCTGGCGATGCTGTCCGCCACCGGCAATGCCAAATACCTGTCCGGATTCGGCGAGCCGGCACCCGGCTTCGACCACGTGCCGTTCGGCAACATGAACGCGTTGCGCAACGCGATCGGCCCGACCACCGCCGGCATCATGATCGAGCCGATCCAGGGCGAGAGCGGGGTGAATTCCGCCGACGTCCGCTTCATGCGCGACCTGCGCGCAGCCTGCGACGAGTTCGGCCTGCTGCTCGGGCTGGACGAGGTCCAGTGCGGCATGGGCCGGACCGGGCGGCTGTTCGCGCACGAATGGGCCGGGATCAGCCCGGATGTGGTCTCGACCGCCAAGGGTATCGGCGGCGGCTTTCCGCTCGGCGCGATCCTGGCGACCGAGGCGGTGGCCAAGCACCTCACGCCCGGTTCGCATGGCACCACGTTCGGCGGCAACCCGCTCGCCTGCGCCGCCGGCAACGCGGTGCTGGACGTTATGTTGGCACCGGGATTCCTGGCCCAGGTCGAGGCACGCGGCCGCACGCTGCATGCGGCGCTCGAGCGTCTGGTGACGGCACGGCCGGACCTGTTCGAGGGCGTGCGCGGCCACGAGAGCACCGGCGGGCTGATGCTCGGCCTGAAATGCCGGTTCCCGGTGTCGCAGCTGCAGGCGGCGGCGCTGCAGGAGGAACTGCTGGTGGTGGTCGCCGCGGATGACGTGCTGCGGGTGATTCCGCCGCTGATCGTCAACGACGCCGAGTGCCTGGAAGCGGTGGAGCGACTGGCGCGTGCAGCCGATCGCATCGTCCTGGCGGCGCCGCTACTGCACGCGGTCGCTGCGCAATGAGTGCTGTGCTGGACGATCTGGCGAGGCACGAGATCGCGGCGCCGGCGGGTGCGCCGGATACCGGGGCGCTTCGCCACTTCCTCGACCTGCGCGACATTCCCGCCGAGGTGTTGCGCGAGATCATCGACGTCGCCAAGGCGATGAAGCTGTCCAGGCGCGGCAAGCGCCTGGCGGATCCACGCAGGCCGCTGGCCGGGCTGACGCTCGGACTGATGCTGGAAAAGCCGTCGACCCGCACCCGCGTGTCGTTCGAGGTCGCCATGCGCCAGCTCGGCGGCGACGTGGTGGTGCTGAGCCCGCGCGACATGCAGCTTGGGCGCGGGGAAAGCATCGCCGATACGGCCCGCGTGCTGTCGCGCTTCCTCGACGTGCTGGTCGTGCGTACGGACGGTGCCGCCACGCTGCGCGAGCTGGTGGCTCATGCGAGTATTCCGGTGATCAACGGACTGACCAGCACCTCGCATCCAGCGCAGCTGCTAGCCGACATCCTGACCTTCGAGGAACATCGCGGACCGATCGCCGGCCGGGTCGTGGCCTGGTGTGGCGACGGCAACAACGTCGCCACCAGCTGGATCGAGGCGGCGATCCGGTTCGGCTTCACCCTGCGGCTGGCGACGCCACCGGAAATGGCGCCGAATTCGGAGGTGCTGGCCTGGGCGGAGCGTGAGACGGCGCGAAATCCGGGGTCGGGCCGGATCGAGCTGGTGCACGACGTACAGTCTGCCGTCAGGGGCGCGGACTGTGTCGTTACGGACACGTGGACGAGCATGTCCGACGATCCGACCGAGAATCGGCATATGCATCTCGAAGCCTATCGGGTCGATGCCGCGTTGATGGAGCAGGCAAAGCCGGACGCATTGTTCATGCATTGCCTGCCGGCGCACCGCGGCGAGGAAGTGACCGACGAGGTGATCGAGGGACGGTGGTCCGTGGTGTTCGACGAGGCCGAAAATCGGATGCACGCGCAGAAGGCGCTGCTTGCGTGGGTCCTGGGCGGTCCCGACTGGGCTGCGATCGGACAGGACGGCGACCACCATGATGTGGTGAGGCAGAGCCGATGACAGGCATGAGCGACGATCCCCAGAGCCCGTCCAGCACCGAGGACGTACCGTCGGCGCCGGGCTGGGTGGAACAAAGCGTCGAGGAGATATTCTCGACGCTGCGACAGGGGCCCAACACCAACAAGCTGCGCAATGCGTATCTCGACTGCCTGGCCTCGACCCGCAGCCCCGAGGATATAGACGCGGCGCACGATCGCTGCCGGCAGAGCCTGATCAAGGCCCTGCGCGAGCAGGAGAAAGTCGGGGGGCAGGCTTTGGCGGCGCTGGAGCTGAAGCTCGAGGCGCTGGAAGCTGCGATTTCCGAGCGGGTGTAGTTCGCGAGGCGCCGCATCGGTTGCCAGTGCTGGCGGACCGGGGAGCGCCGCACTATTTTGGCTTCATGGTCGATACCCCCGCTTTTCTTGATCCGAACCGCCCGGACGTGCCCGATATCGTGGTGCCGCGCGGACTGACGCCGTTCTTCCTGCCGAACCGCCCGGTTCGCGGCCGGCTGGTGCAACTCGGCATCCTCGCCGACGCCCTGATCCGCCGGCACGACAACCCGCCGCCGGTCAGCAAGCTCGCCGGCGAGGCACTGGCGCTGGTGGCCGGTCTCGCATCCGCCCTCAAGTTCCGCGGCTCGTTCAGCCTGCAGGCCAAGGGCGACGGCCCGGTTTCCATGCTGCTGGCCGACTGTACCGATTCCGGCGCCCTGCGCTTCCATGCCCGCGTCGACCAGGAGCGCATGTCGGCGCTGCTCGATGCCGATCCGGCACCGACCGCCTATGCGCTGCTTGGCAGTGGCTACCTGGCTTTCAGCGTCGACCAGGGTCCGGACATGGAACGCCACCAGGGCATCGTGTCGATCGAGGGCGAGACGCTGGGCGCGATGGCCGGCCATTATTTCGAAACCAGCGAACAGCACGAGTGCTGGGTGCGGCTGGCCTGTCGCCGGACGTCGAACGGCTGGCGCGCCGCGGCACTGGTTCTGGAACGGATCGCGGCGGACGGCGGCATCGAGCTGAACCGCGAACTCGACAATGCGGTGCTGGACGCCGAGCGTATCCCGCATGACGGCACCGATGCGGATGCCTGGAACACCGCGGTCATCCTGGCATCGACCCTCGGCGAGGAGGAACTGCTCGACGAGACGCTGAGCTCGGAGCAACTGCTCGAGCGGCTTTTCCTGACCGAAGGGGTGGCGATCGACCGGCCCCGGGCGCTGGCCTACGGCTGCCGGTGCTCGCGTGCGAAACTCGCGGGCATCCTCGAAACCTTCCCGGCGCCCGACCTGGACGACATGCAGCTCGAGGGCGACATCATCATGACCTGCGAGTTCTGCAACATCGATTTCCGCTTTCCCCGGGAGACGGTGCACGGCAGCTGAGGCGATCGGCGGGTCTCTCCGCTTGTCGCGAGAGCCGTTGCTTTGTAGTTTCGAAACGACAGTCTTCTGCTGGAGGTCCCCACGTGCCTATTTGGCCGGTCTCGTTTGTTGACGGCAGCGTTCAGGTGGCCGACGCCGATGGCGCGTTCTATCCGATCACGATGAGCGGTGCGCCGGTACCGGACTTCAACGCGGGCTGGAGCGCACGCGGCCTGCAGACCGGCCTGCCGCCGTTCCACATCCTCGAACTCGTGCATGCGGACCATCCGGGCACCTACTGGATGCTCGACTCCGCGCTCGATTTCCGCTCCAACGCCGCCAACCTTTTGGCCGGGGCGCAGCGCGACCTGTTCCTGCAGCATGTCGGGCCATTGGTGCAGAACCTGTTCGACGAGGCGGTCAAGGCACCGCATGCGGCGGTCCCGTCGGCGTCGCAGTCGTTCGAAGGGTTTCTCCCCGAGAACGTGCACAACCTGATCGCGGCAGTGGTCCCGACCACCCCCGGCCGGCCGGACGTCGTTTCGGTGGCATCGCTGGGCGAGGTCGGCACCGGCTACACCCATGCCGGGTTCACCTTCCCCGCTGCCCATGTCGAGCAGATCCTGCAGAGCCCGCCTGCATCGTCGCCACAGATCTCGGTGCCATCGCCGCTGGACGGGACCGCACTGGCTTCGCAGGAACGACTGGAGCTGCCCGGCCATACCGCCTTCCGTTTCCTGGATCGCGAGAGCGGCCTTGTGTTCTATCTCCTGGTCGGCGAGGGATCCGGCGACCGGCACCTGTACGTGCCGTCCGCATCCATCGTGTTGACCAGCGGCCCGGCCACGACGGCGCACGATCCGCTGACGCTGCTGCTGGTCTATTACGCGACCAACACGAACCGCGCCGTCATGTTGCCGGAGGCCGAAGGTCTCGAGCCCGGCCTGGTGCATATCGTGCCGCCGCCGCGGACCGGCCTGGACGAACCACCGGCCCGGACACCGGAACCGGCACGAGCCGCAGCCCCCGCCGCATCGCGCGACGATGAGCGGGTCCTCCAGACTGCCTATGCGACCCGGGCGGCGGTCGCCGAACCACTCTCGGCATCGCCACGGACCCCGCCTCCGGTCGCACCGGTACGGACGGCCAGCCCGGAAGCTTCCTTGTCACCGCCCGCGTCATCGCAGAACTGGTGGCAGCGCCTGCTGGGGTTGGGGAACAACTGATGGACCTGTTGGCAATGCGGCGGCCGCGCGACAGCTCTCTGCGGCTGTGCCTCGGCCTGACCAGCCTGACCGCGATCATGCTGCTGGCCGGATGCGGCGGCGACAGTCGCTCCGAGCCGGTGTTCAAGCAGCCGAGCTACACCTACCTGACCCCGTTGCGGATCAATGTCGGACAGATCCAGGTCGAGGATCATGTCCCGCCGCCGACCGGCCCGAACGATCTCGGTCCGAGTTCGCCGGTGTCCCCGGACCAGGCGCTCAAGCAGATGGCGCAGGACCGCTTGGTCGCCGCGGGCAGTTCCGGCACGGCGGTCTTCACGATCGACCAGGCCTCCATCACCGGGCAGCCGGGCGGAGCCCTGGATGGCGCGATGGCCGTGCATCTGGACATCGTCAGCAACGGCGGCGGCCATGCCGGCTATGCCGAGGCGCACGTGTCCCGGCAGTTCGTGCCCGGCTCGAACTCCGACAATGATGGGGTCAAGGCCGAACTCTACAACCTGACCACGCAGATGATGCAGGACATGAACGTCGAGTTCGAGTTCCAGCTGCGGCGGACCCTCGGCGACTGGATGCTCGATGCCTCCGGCGCACCGGTAGCCGCCTCTGTCGAGCAGCAATCGCTGACCGGGCCCGGTGCCTCGCCGGCATCCGCACCTGCGAACCAGCCCAGCTCGATGATGCCGCCCGCATCCGTGGGAGCACCGATGCAACTTGCGCCGCCGCCGGGTGCGATCCCGGCTGGCCAGCCGTTGCCGCAGGGCCCCGTGCCGGGTGCGCCGGCGTCTACCGGTCCGGATGCGGTCGACCCCACGGCAGCGCCGGGGCCGATCCAGCTATCGCCGCCGCCGAGCTTCCTGCAGGCGCCGCCCGGTGCGTCATCGCCTGTCGCGCCGTCTTCCAATGCCGCACCTGCGCCCACGAACCTGGCGCCAGCCGGCTATCCGGTGCCGCCGGGCTATCATCCGGGAAGCCAGGGCACCGACGGGCCGACCTCGCTGGCTCCGGCGCCGTCGCCTGCCTATCCGACCCCGCCCGGTTATCACCCAACCAGCAGCACCGCGGACCAGCCGCCGACCGGCTCGGGCTACTGAGCTCTCGTCGCGTCGATCGCGTGTAGCACCAAGTTCGGCGTCAGGATCTGCGGCCAGACCTGACCGTCCGCGCCGGCCGGATAATAGATGTAGAACGGCACGCCATCGCGTCCGTGTGCCTGCAGGAACCGGGTGATCGCCTCGTCGCGCAGGGTCCAGTCGCCTTTCAGCAGAGCCACGTGATGCTCCGCGAAGGCAGCGCGGACCGACGCCGACTGGAACGCGATCCGCTCGTTGACCAGGCAGCTCACGCACCAGGCGGCACTCATGTCGACCAGCACCGGACGACCGGACTGGCGTAGCGAGGCCAGCTTCGGCTCCGAGAACGCCTCCCAGCCGTCGCTGGCTTGCGCGTTCTGTCCGCCATTGGACGATGCCTTGCCGAGGCCGGGCAGCATGGCAAGCGCCGCCAGCAGAAAGGCCAGCGACAGGAAGCCGGCGAAACGCGTGCCCCGCACGCCCTCGGTGCCGGCGCTCGACATCGCCAGGCGTTGCGACAGGCCGAACAGCCAGGCGGCGGTCCCGAGCAGGACCAGGCCGGCCGCGACGGTGAGCACGCCGGCGGACCCGCCCTCGGTGCTGGCGACCCAGGCAAGCCAGGCGCAGGCGGCGAAGATCGGAAACGCCATCGCCTGCTTCAGGATGTCCATCCAGACACCGGGCCGGGGCAGCGAGGAGGCCAGCCGGGGAATGCAGGCGAACAGCAGGTAGGGCAGCGCCAGCCCGAGACCCATCGTCAGGAACACCGACATGCCGACCAGGGCCGGGGCACCCAGGGCGCCGGCCAGTGCGCCGGCCATGAACGGCGCGGTGCAGGGCGTGGCCACCAGCACCGCCAGCAGGCCGGTTGCGAAGTCGCCGACATGGCCGCGACGGCTGGCCAGTCCCTGTCCGGCGCCGGTCAGGCTGCCGCCGACCTCGAAGGCGCCGACCAGGTTCAGACCGACCAGGAACAGCAGCCAGCAGGTCGCGGCAACGAACGCCAGCGACTGGAACTGGAAGCCCCAGCCGACCGACGAGCCGGCCGCGCGAAGCCCGAGCGTGAGGCCGCCCAGGGCCCCGAACGCGACCAGGATTCCGGCCGTGTAGAACAATGCGGACAGGCGCTGCTCGCGGCGAGCCAGGCCCGAGAGCTTGCTGAGTGCCATCGCCTTCATCGCCAGCACCGGAAACACGCACGGCATCAGGTTGAGGATCAGCCCACCGAGCAGCGCCAGGCCCAACATGCGCGGGATGCCGGCGGTCGAACCGGCGCCGCCCGGGACGGGCATGCCGGGCGTCGCCGATACGGTCAGCGCGCTCTGCTGGCCGGCGGGATCGCGCAGCACCACCAGCGCCTCGAACGGACGGTCCGGCTTGAAGCCGGAAGCCGGCTTGAGCGGGATGGTGATCGAACCGTCATGGATGACCGGGGTCTGTACGGCGGTCTGGTCGATCAGCCCGGTGCTCGCCGGGAACAGCCAGGCCGTGGCGACCGAGGTCGGCGACAGGCCGGCGCCGGTCAGGGTGAAGGTTCCGTCGCGGGCGATGTGGGCGGCGAACGGCGACGGGCGCGGCGCTGCCTCGCGGGCGGCCTCGAACAGGCCGGCCTCGGGCGACGCTTGCGGCGACGCGGTGGCAGGACCGGCGGGCAGGGTGATGGAGAAGGTGCCCTGTTCCGGCACGCAGACCGTGGCGCAGGCGAGCCATTCGGCGGTCGCCTTGATCACCAGCGGCGCGCCGTCATTTGCCGAGGCGGCGGTCGGCACCAGCTTCAGCGGCAGCAGGACATCGCCGGTGTAGGCGTAGCTCATCAGCGGGCCTTCCGGCAGGCGCTGGGGTACTGGCCAGATGATCGTGCCGGTCTGGCCAGCACCGCCACCCGATGCGGTCACCGCGATCGTCGCCGGCTCGCCGGCGTCGCCCGGGTTGGACCAGTAGGTGTGCCAGCCCGGAGCCAGCTTCAGTCGAAGGCCGACCCCGAGCGCGCGGCCCGGGGCCCAGCCCTGCTGATCGGTGACCAGCGTGACGGCATCGTGGTCGGTGGTGACGGCGGCGCTCTCGGCCGCCCGCGCCGATGGCGCCGCGATGGCGGACAGGCACAGCATGGCGGCCGTGGCCAGGATAGCCGGAAGCCGGAGACGAGCGGAGGATGCAGTCAAGTCGGTCTCCAGCCAGGAAGGGCGTGCAGGCATAGGCCCGTCTTTGACACGAGTTGCTCCACCCTCATACAGGGCGGATGCTTCCTGACCCGCTGCCGGACCTTCCCATCGTCGAGGCGCTCCCTGCCCTGCTGGCAAGCCTGGACACCACGCCGAACGCCGTGCTCGTGGCACCTCCCGGCGCCGGCAAGACCACGCTGGTGCCGCTTGCCCTGGCAAGTGCCGCCTGGCTCGGCACCGGCAGGATCGTCATGCTGGAACCACGCCGGCTGGCCGCACGCGCGGCGGCGCAACGCATGGCCAGCCTGATCGGCGAGGAAGCCGGCGGTCTGGTCGGGTTCCGGACCCGCATCGACAGCGCCATGTCCGGCCGTACCCGGATCGAGGTGGTGACCGAGGGCATCCTGCTCAGGCGGCTGCTGTCCGACCCGATGCTCGACGGGATCGGCTGCGTCATCGTCGACGAGGTGCATGAGCGCAGCCTGGACGCGGACACGGTGCTGGCCTTTTGCCTCGACCTGCAGCGCCAGCTGAGGCCGGAGCTGAGGCTGCTGGCGATGTCCGCCACGGCGGATGCGGCGGCGCTGTCGCAGCGGCTGGGCGGTCCGGTGATCGAGAGCCAGGGCCGGATGTTCCCGGTCGAGATCCGTCATGCGACGCGCGACCTGCCCAGCCTGCGCGACCTGCCGGATGCGGTAGCGCGGGCGGTGCGCACTGCCCTGGCCGACCAGCCGGAGGGCGACGTACTGGCGTTCCTGCCGGGGGTGGGTGAAATCAGGCGCACGCAACAGGCGCTGACGGAGTTCCGCGTCGATGCCGAGCTGCTGCCGCTGCATGGCGAGCTGCCGCCGGCCGAGCAGGATCGCGTGCTGCGTCCAGCGCCACCGTCCGAGCGCCGGCGGCACGTGGT
Proteins encoded:
- a CDS encoding protein-disulfide reductase DsbD family protein, yielding MTASSARLRLPAILATAAMLCLSAIAAPSARAAESAAVTTDHDAVTLVTDQQGWAPGRALGVGLRLKLAPGWHTYWSNPGDAGEPATIAVTASGGGAGQTGTIIWPVPQRLPEGPLMSYAYTGDVLLPLKLVPTAASANDGAPLVIKATAEWLACATVCVPEQGTFSITLPAGPATASPQASPEAGLFEAAREAAPRPSPFAAHIARDGTFTLTGAGLSPTSVATAWLFPASTGLIDQTAVQTPVIHDGSITIPLKPASGFKPDRPFEALVVLRDPAGQQSALTVSATPGMPVPGGAGSTAGIPRMLGLALLGGLILNLMPCVFPVLAMKAMALSKLSGLARREQRLSALFYTAGILVAFGALGGLTLGLRAAGSSVGWGFQFQSLAFVAATCWLLFLVGLNLVGAFEVGGSLTGAGQGLASRRGHVGDFATGLLAVLVATPCTAPFMAGALAGALGAPALVGMSVFLTMGLGLALPYLLFACIPRLASSLPRPGVWMDILKQAMAFPIFAACAWLAWVASTEGGSAGVLTVAAGLVLLGTAAWLFGLSQRLAMSSAGTEGVRGTRFAGFLSLAFLLAALAMLPGLGKASSNGGQNAQASDGWEAFSEPKLASLRQSGRPVLVDMSAAWCVSCLVNERIAFQSASVRAAFAEHHVALLKGDWTLRDEAITRFLQAHGRDGVPFYIYYPAGADGQVWPQILTPNLVLHAIDATRAQ
- a CDS encoding aspartate aminotransferase family protein; protein product: MIPSLMPTYNRADLAFERGDGVWLYTSDQRRFLDFGAGIATSSLGHNYPHLVAAIAEQAGKVMHVSNLYRVPQAERLAARLVAASFADSVFFCNSGAEANEGMVKMMRRAQAATGHPERTGIICFDGAFHGRTLAMLSATGNAKYLSGFGEPAPGFDHVPFGNMNALRNAIGPTTAGIMIEPIQGESGVNSADVRFMRDLRAACDEFGLLLGLDEVQCGMGRTGRLFAHEWAGISPDVVSTAKGIGGGFPLGAILATEAVAKHLTPGSHGTTFGGNPLACAAGNAVLDVMLAPGFLAQVEARGRTLHAALERLVTARPDLFEGVRGHESTGGLMLGLKCRFPVSQLQAAALQEELLVVVAADDVLRVIPPLIVNDAECLEAVERLARAADRIVLAAPLLHAVAAQ
- the argF gene encoding ornithine carbamoyltransferase, giving the protein MSAVLDDLARHEIAAPAGAPDTGALRHFLDLRDIPAEVLREIIDVAKAMKLSRRGKRLADPRRPLAGLTLGLMLEKPSTRTRVSFEVAMRQLGGDVVVLSPRDMQLGRGESIADTARVLSRFLDVLVVRTDGAATLRELVAHASIPVINGLTSTSHPAQLLADILTFEEHRGPIAGRVVAWCGDGNNVATSWIEAAIRFGFTLRLATPPEMAPNSEVLAWAERETARNPGSGRIELVHDVQSAVRGADCVVTDTWTSMSDDPTENRHMHLEAYRVDAALMEQAKPDALFMHCLPAHRGEEVTDEVIEGRWSVVFDEAENRMHAQKALLAWVLGGPDWAAIGQDGDHHDVVRQSR
- the hslO gene encoding Hsp33 family molecular chaperone HslO, which gives rise to MVDTPAFLDPNRPDVPDIVVPRGLTPFFLPNRPVRGRLVQLGILADALIRRHDNPPPVSKLAGEALALVAGLASALKFRGSFSLQAKGDGPVSMLLADCTDSGALRFHARVDQERMSALLDADPAPTAYALLGSGYLAFSVDQGPDMERHQGIVSIEGETLGAMAGHYFETSEQHECWVRLACRRTSNGWRAAALVLERIAADGGIELNRELDNAVLDAERIPHDGTDADAWNTAVILASTLGEEELLDETLSSEQLLERLFLTEGVAIDRPRALAYGCRCSRAKLAGILETFPAPDLDDMQLEGDIIMTCEFCNIDFRFPRETVHGS